A genome region from Syntrophaceae bacterium includes the following:
- a CDS encoding PAS domain S-box protein: MPRLKPPRISFRAAAMIAEGRRGRSRVADSLKESEHLFRTLTEKSVAGIYVVQDGLFRFVNANAASYAGYSTEELIGKKSDFMVHPEDREAVKRNARAMLRGERASPHEFRILTKQGRTRWVLETVASITLDGRPAILGNSMDISEEKRTQEQLRESETWYRTLFETTGAATMILEEDTTISLVNREFVKRFGWTREETENRKSWTEFVVPEDVERMKQYHRLRRIDPAGPPKNYEFRFLHKSGEARNVFLTVDLIPGTRKSIASMVDITDLRKADEALRVRGSELENKTRELEELNAALRVLLKRREEDRNELEEKVLTNVKKLVLPYVEKLKKGRLDPVDRTSVLILESNLRDIIAPFSSKLTALHMNLTPRELQVAGLIREGRSTKEIAEFLNVTPSAVNICRHRIRHKLGLNNRKINLQTYLSQLP, translated from the coding sequence GTGCCGCGGTTGAAGCCCCCCCGGATCAGCTTTCGAGCCGCCGCCATGATCGCCGAAGGCCGGCGAGGGCGGAGCCGGGTCGCCGATTCGCTCAAGGAGAGCGAACACCTCTTCCGGACCCTCACGGAGAAGTCCGTTGCCGGCATCTACGTCGTGCAGGACGGCCTGTTCCGCTTCGTCAACGCCAACGCAGCCTCCTATGCGGGCTACTCAACCGAGGAGCTCATCGGCAAGAAATCGGACTTCATGGTGCACCCGGAGGACCGCGAGGCCGTGAAGCGGAACGCCCGGGCCATGCTCCGCGGGGAGCGGGCCTCGCCGCACGAGTTCCGCATCCTGACGAAACAGGGCCGGACCCGCTGGGTCCTCGAAACGGTGGCCTCCATCACGCTCGACGGCAGGCCGGCCATCCTCGGCAACTCCATGGACATCTCCGAGGAGAAGCGCACGCAGGAACAGCTGCGGGAATCGGAGACCTGGTACCGGACCCTCTTCGAGACGACGGGCGCGGCAACGATGATCCTCGAGGAGGACACGACGATTTCGCTCGTCAACCGCGAGTTCGTCAAGCGGTTCGGCTGGACGCGGGAGGAGACGGAGAACCGGAAGAGCTGGACGGAATTCGTCGTGCCCGAGGACGTGGAGCGGATGAAGCAGTACCACCGCCTGCGCCGGATCGACCCCGCGGGGCCGCCCAAGAACTACGAGTTCCGCTTTCTGCACAAGTCCGGCGAGGCCCGGAACGTCTTCCTGACGGTGGACCTCATCCCGGGGACGCGCAAGAGCATCGCCTCGATGGTGGACATCACCGACCTGCGGAAGGCCGACGAGGCGCTCCGGGTCCGGGGCAGCGAGCTCGAGAACAAGACGCGCGAGCTCGAGGAGCTCAACGCGGCGCTGCGGGTGCTGCTGAAACGCCGCGAGGAGGACCGCAACGAGCTGGAGGAGAAGGTCTTGACCAACGTCAAGAAGCTCGTCCTGCCCTACGTCGAGAAGCTCAAGAAGGGCCGCCTCGACCCCGTGGACCGGACGAGCGTCCTCATCCTCGAATCCAACCTCCGGGACATCATCGCCCCCTTTTCGAGCAAGCTGACCGCCCTGCACATGAACCTGACGCCGAGGGAGCTCCAGGTGGCCGGCCTGATCAGGGAAGGCCGAAGCACGAAGGAGATCGCCGAGTTCCTCAACGTCACGCCCAGCGCCGTCAACATCTGCCGCCACCGCATCCGGCACAAGCTCGGCCTCAACAACCGAAAGATCAACCTCCAGACCTATCTCTCCCAGCTCCCGTAG
- a CDS encoding sigma-70 family RNA polymerase sigma factor: MKKKEGRRKLAEIFDTLEAEHVRVPAGDEPPEAESLPVPRHEDVTLDPVQHYLREIGKVSLLTPKEEIELARRIEKGDAAARERMIQANLRLVVYIAKHYASRSYGLSLLDLIQEGNMGLFKAVERYNWRRGVRFPTYARWWIRQAITQAIRHQAPEVRPVISKYTQARERLRRELGRDPEPEEVAESLDIDIDDVQLMAELLEASEESPVQEEPYEDGGLMPLLPMDRKALSGHLAEILHELSPREQEILSLRFGLTDDEPRTLEEIGKRFGLTRERVRQIENRALEKIRKLEKAKILEEF; the protein is encoded by the coding sequence ATGAAGAAGAAGGAAGGCCGCCGCAAGCTCGCGGAGATCTTCGACACGCTCGAGGCCGAGCACGTGCGTGTCCCCGCGGGGGACGAGCCCCCGGAGGCCGAAAGCCTCCCGGTCCCGAGGCACGAGGACGTCACCCTCGACCCGGTGCAGCACTACCTGCGCGAGATCGGCAAGGTGAGTCTTCTGACCCCGAAGGAGGAGATCGAGCTGGCGCGGCGCATCGAGAAGGGCGACGCCGCGGCCCGGGAGAGGATGATCCAGGCCAACCTGAGGCTCGTCGTCTACATCGCGAAGCACTACGCGAGCCGCAGCTACGGGCTGTCGCTGCTGGATCTCATCCAGGAGGGCAACATGGGGCTCTTCAAGGCCGTGGAGCGCTACAACTGGCGCCGCGGGGTCCGGTTCCCCACCTATGCCCGCTGGTGGATCCGGCAGGCCATCACCCAGGCCATCCGGCACCAGGCCCCCGAGGTCCGTCCCGTGATCTCGAAGTACACCCAGGCCCGGGAGCGGCTCCGGCGGGAACTGGGGCGCGACCCCGAGCCGGAGGAGGTGGCCGAGTCGCTCGACATCGACATCGACGACGTCCAGCTGATGGCCGAGCTGCTCGAGGCCAGCGAGGAGAGCCCCGTGCAGGAGGAGCCCTACGAGGACGGGGGGCTCATGCCGCTGCTGCCCATGGACCGCAAGGCCCTCAGCGGGCATCTCGCGGAGATCCTCCACGAGCTCTCCCCCCGGGAGCAGGAGATCCTGAGCCTGCGCTTCGGCCTCACCGACGACGAGCCCCGCACCCTCGAGGAGATCGGCAAGAGGTTCGGCCTCACCCGCGAGCGGGTCCGCCAGATCGAGAACCGCGCCCTCGAGAAGATCCGCAAGCTCGAGAAGGCCAAGATCCTCGAGGAGTTCTAG
- a CDS encoding glutamate--tRNA ligase produces MRVRTRFAPSPTGYMHVGNLRTALYAYLWAKKNHGDFILRIEDTDQERIVEGAVELIYRTLEETGLIWDEGPDKGGPYGPYIQHERKPIYKKYAEELIEKGVAYYCFCDKERLEQLRTSLQLRKLPFRYDGHCKKLSKDEIRRKLDAGVPYVVRQSIPSMGSTTFEDEVFGTITVENATLDDQVLLKSDGMPTYNFANVVDDHLMKITHVIRGSEYLSSTPKYNLLYQAFGWEIPHYVHCSQVMRDAQHKLSKRDGDASYADFIEKGYLKEAIINYIALLGWNPGTEREKFTLAELIEAFDISGISKSPAIFDVHKLTWLNGQFIREMPLEKFHEVALPWIRRAVRREDLDLLKVSRVLHERTEKLSDIPPQLDFIDALPEYVPALYVSKKMKTDERIALESLRALLPVLETVSPWDYETLHRAIFAHIEKRGVKSGVVLWPLRTALSGKQFTPGGGVELADIFGREETLRRVRKGIELLEKSA; encoded by the coding sequence ATGAGAGTCAGGACACGGTTTGCACCCAGCCCCACGGGCTACATGCACGTGGGCAACCTCCGGACGGCGCTTTACGCCTACCTCTGGGCGAAGAAGAACCACGGGGACTTCATCCTCCGCATCGAGGACACGGACCAGGAGCGCATCGTCGAGGGCGCCGTGGAGCTGATCTACCGGACCCTGGAGGAGACGGGGCTCATCTGGGACGAGGGCCCCGACAAGGGCGGGCCCTACGGCCCTTACATCCAGCACGAGCGCAAGCCCATCTATAAAAAGTACGCCGAGGAGCTGATCGAGAAGGGCGTGGCCTACTACTGCTTCTGCGACAAGGAGCGCCTCGAGCAGCTGCGCACGAGCCTGCAGCTGCGCAAGCTGCCCTTCCGCTACGACGGCCACTGCAAGAAGCTCTCGAAGGACGAGATCAGGCGGAAGCTCGACGCGGGGGTGCCGTACGTGGTGCGGCAGAGCATCCCCTCCATGGGCTCCACCACCTTCGAGGACGAGGTCTTCGGCACGATCACCGTCGAGAACGCGACCCTCGACGACCAGGTGCTCCTCAAGTCCGACGGGATGCCCACGTACAACTTCGCCAACGTCGTGGACGACCACCTCATGAAGATCACCCACGTGATCCGGGGCAGCGAGTACCTGAGCTCCACGCCGAAGTACAACCTGCTCTACCAGGCCTTCGGGTGGGAGATCCCCCACTACGTCCACTGCTCGCAGGTGATGCGCGACGCCCAGCACAAGCTCTCCAAGCGCGACGGGGATGCCTCCTACGCCGACTTCATCGAGAAGGGCTACCTTAAGGAGGCCATCATCAACTACATCGCCCTGCTGGGGTGGAACCCGGGCACGGAGCGCGAGAAGTTCACCCTCGCGGAGCTCATCGAGGCCTTCGACATCTCGGGGATCAGCAAGTCTCCCGCCATCTTCGACGTCCACAAGCTCACGTGGCTCAACGGCCAGTTCATCCGCGAGATGCCCCTGGAGAAGTTCCACGAGGTCGCGCTGCCCTGGATCCGCAGGGCCGTCCGGCGGGAGGACCTCGATCTCCTGAAGGTGAGCCGGGTGCTGCACGAGCGCACGGAGAAGCTCTCCGACATCCCGCCGCAGCTCGATTTCATCGACGCCCTGCCCGAGTACGTGCCTGCGCTCTACGTCAGCAAGAAGATGAAGACCGACGAGAGGATCGCGCTCGAGAGCCTGCGGGCCCTGCTGCCGGTGCTGGAGACCGTCTCGCCCTGGGACTACGAGACGCTGCACCGGGCCATCTTCGCCCACATCGAGAAGAGGGGCGTCAAGAGCGGCGTCGTCCTGTGGCCGCTGCGCACCGCCCTGTCGGGCAAGCAGTTCACGCCCGGCGGCGGCGTGGAGCTGGCCGACATCTTCGGCCGCGAGGAGACCCTGCGGCGCGTCCGCAAGGGCATCGAGCTGCTCGAGAAGTCCGCCTGA
- a CDS encoding IS1182 family transposase codes for MAYRTGDRLQLGLLPASIEDYVSPEDPVRAYDAFVEALDLPQLGIEVDPNQVGNAAYDPRAMLKLLVYGYSYGVRSSRKLERECHHNLAFVWLMAGLRPDHKTIAEFRRNHKAALKQVLRHCARLCIKLDLIAGNVLFVDGTKIRANASRYRSHDRAWYEKKLADLDRRIEQLLQDCEAIDRRERHMDSYVAMRKDLAQTNTLKDRVQEALRGFEGGSHRHVNLTDPDCALMKSVQGSHAAYNVQLVVDDKQGLLLQADAVEETSDVNQFARQIEAANALLESPCETACADAGYADTAELEKIDRQGIRVIVPSQRQARKEPEKPFSKSHFAYDPEQDDYSCPEGHRLRYESTEKRTGKRHYVITDAAICHACRHYGSCTQARRGRKIIRLPNEEVKLRLEAQYEEAASQAVYERRKTRAEHPFGHIKRNLKVDAFLLRGLEGARAEVSMLASCFNVARLISLLGVNGLIERLRALGRPCFAPA; via the coding sequence ATGGCCTATCGAACCGGCGACCGTCTGCAACTGGGGCTGCTGCCCGCCAGCATCGAGGACTACGTGTCCCCCGAGGACCCGGTACGGGCCTACGATGCCTTCGTGGAGGCCTTGGATCTGCCGCAACTGGGCATCGAGGTGGACCCCAACCAGGTCGGCAACGCCGCCTACGATCCGCGCGCGATGCTCAAGCTGCTGGTCTACGGCTACTCCTACGGGGTACGCAGTTCCCGCAAGCTCGAACGGGAGTGCCACCACAACCTGGCCTTTGTGTGGCTGATGGCCGGGCTGAGGCCCGACCACAAGACCATCGCGGAGTTTAGGCGCAACCACAAGGCGGCCCTCAAGCAGGTGCTCCGGCACTGCGCCCGGCTCTGCATCAAGCTCGACCTAATCGCGGGCAACGTGCTGTTTGTCGACGGCACAAAGATCCGGGCCAATGCCTCACGCTACCGCAGCCATGACCGGGCCTGGTACGAGAAGAAGCTGGCCGATCTGGATCGGCGCATCGAGCAGCTGTTGCAGGACTGCGAGGCCATCGACCGCCGGGAGCGGCACATGGACTCGTACGTGGCGATGCGAAAGGACCTTGCCCAGACGAACACGCTCAAGGACCGGGTCCAGGAGGCCCTGCGGGGCTTCGAGGGAGGCAGCCACCGGCACGTCAACCTCACCGACCCGGACTGCGCCCTGATGAAGAGCGTCCAGGGCAGCCACGCGGCCTACAACGTCCAGTTGGTGGTGGATGACAAGCAGGGGCTTCTGCTGCAGGCCGATGCCGTCGAAGAGACCAGTGATGTCAACCAGTTCGCCCGGCAGATCGAGGCCGCCAACGCGCTGCTGGAGAGTCCCTGCGAGACGGCCTGCGCCGATGCCGGCTATGCCGACACGGCGGAGCTCGAGAAGATCGACCGCCAGGGGATCCGAGTGATCGTGCCTTCACAGCGGCAGGCGAGGAAAGAGCCGGAAAAGCCGTTCAGCAAAAGCCATTTTGCGTATGACCCAGAGCAAGATGACTACAGCTGCCCTGAAGGTCACAGGCTCCGGTATGAATCGACGGAAAAACGCACGGGCAAGCGGCACTACGTGATCACCGACGCGGCCATCTGCCACGCGTGCCGGCACTACGGGAGCTGCACCCAGGCGCGCAGGGGGCGCAAGATCATCCGGCTGCCCAACGAAGAGGTTAAGCTCAGGCTGGAGGCCCAGTACGAGGAGGCCGCCTCGCAGGCCGTCTACGAGAGGCGCAAAACCCGGGCCGAGCATCCCTTCGGGCACATCAAGCGCAACCTCAAGGTCGATGCCTTCCTGCTACGGGGGCTCGAGGGGGCGCGAGCCGAGGTCTCGATGCTGGCCAGTTGCTTCAATGTGGCTCGCCTGATCTCGCTCCTCGGGGTCAACGGGCTCATCGAGAGGCTCCGGGCCCTCGGAAGGCCCTGCTTCGCACCGGCATGA
- a CDS encoding AAA family ATPase, translating into MKDRTNSSQPALPGLEWEERSGPVALQEAVKDAFRDIERIYEGRPERPARCLPLGFAELDRWIVGLKESELTVIGSLPGTGKTQFALHVAHHAAGGFSAPVLFFSPGSKGPKLLLRLLSVVGRTPANRIITGDIGAEDWPDMTTTAGRLCDLPLFFDDSPDPTVPEINRKAMRVREKAGLGLIIVDGLESVRLSRLIGGGETDSLERARSLKCIARSLDVPMIVTASLDRRSMGGADRRPALSDLLDRHIEIFADLVLLLHRETLAVHAGKEKTGRSLIDVHVAKNRSGPTGRVRLVLDHQYLRLEAEARTGSPA; encoded by the coding sequence ATGAAAGACAGGACAAATAGCAGCCAGCCGGCGCTGCCCGGCCTGGAATGGGAGGAGCGCAGCGGCCCTGTTGCCCTGCAGGAAGCCGTGAAGGACGCCTTCCGGGACATCGAGCGGATTTACGAAGGCAGGCCCGAACGGCCGGCCCGGTGCCTCCCGCTGGGTTTCGCCGAGCTCGACCGCTGGATCGTGGGGCTGAAGGAATCCGAGCTGACCGTCATCGGTTCACTGCCCGGCACCGGGAAAACCCAGTTTGCGCTTCACGTCGCGCATCATGCAGCAGGGGGGTTTTCCGCGCCCGTCCTCTTTTTCAGCCCCGGCTCGAAGGGGCCGAAGCTGCTCCTGCGCCTGCTGTCCGTGGTCGGCCGCACCCCCGCAAACCGGATCATCACGGGGGACATCGGGGCGGAAGACTGGCCGGACATGACCACAACGGCAGGCAGGCTGTGCGATCTGCCCCTTTTCTTCGACGATTCGCCGGACCCGACGGTGCCGGAGATCAATCGCAAGGCCATGCGCGTCCGGGAGAAGGCGGGCCTGGGGCTCATCATCGTGGACGGCCTTGAATCCGTCAGGCTGTCCCGACTCATCGGGGGCGGCGAAACCGATTCTCTCGAGAGGGCAAGATCGCTGAAGTGCATCGCGCGCTCCCTCGACGTCCCCATGATCGTGACGGCCAGCCTCGACCGGCGGTCGATGGGCGGTGCGGACCGGCGGCCGGCGCTATCCGACCTGCTGGACCGGCACATCGAGATCTTCGCGGACCTGGTTCTCCTGCTCCACAGGGAGACGCTCGCGGTGCATGCCGGCAAAGAGAAGACAGGCCGGTCCCTGATCGACGTGCATGTGGCCAAGAACAGGAGCGGGCCCACCGGGCGGGTGCGTCTGGTCCTGGATCATCAGTATCTCCGCCTGGAAGCGGAGGCCCGCACGGGCAGCCCGGCCTGA
- a CDS encoding PAS domain S-box protein, which yields MARVKSREQLILELADLRKQIDELKRSETDCLFEEGLYRSLERSSRAGIYVLQDGKFRFVNEHAARYWGYNRDELIGKESMSLVHPDHRERVRKNAIAMLKGRRSHPYEFMTIGKNGDIRWIAETVTPIHYRGKRAVLGNSMDVTRQVAARTKLAELEALEASILDAIPHAVIGLRNRRIIFANNGVESVFGRKASELIGRSTRLLYPTEEGFKEIAKVLYSNLERHRTFSLEFTCRRRDGSPFEALISASRIGETLHEKRIVIVYEDITDRRRAEESYKLFASSAQAGVYVVQNGKFQYVNHHAAAYAGYDASELVGMSSMGLVHPEDRVKVRKQSREMLRGRRTSPHEFRIVTKDGRIRWIMETVTFIPYRGSRAVLGNSMDITETIEARNRLEALEALEASILEAIPHAVIGLQDRRIIFANDGVQAVFGWDALELIGKSVRVFYRSDEDYEEIARVLYGALEKHRTFKMEFLCRRKDGTDVDCMITASRIGESLREGNIVITYQDITDLKRAKTEVEQSRERLRNLSAHLESAREKERTRIARELHDELGQLLTALNTDLVLLMNSVPPGQTDLMKRAEDSLHLVEMTMQTVKRIYMDLRPGMLDHLGLAVAIDWLAKDFQKRTGIRCAVSIHPETLRLDADLSFSIYRIVQETLTNISRHAEASRVTISLRQSAGRVELVVRDNGKGITQEQLAKPNSYGLLGIRERAYHWGGEALITGRRGQGTTVKVSIPLMEKGEGNEKDPNPDRR from the coding sequence ATGGCCCGTGTCAAGTCCAGGGAACAGCTCATCCTCGAGCTGGCGGACCTGCGCAAGCAGATCGACGAACTGAAGCGCTCCGAGACGGACTGCCTCTTCGAGGAGGGCCTCTACCGGAGCCTGGAGCGGTCCTCCCGCGCCGGCATCTACGTCCTGCAGGACGGGAAGTTCCGGTTCGTCAACGAGCACGCCGCCCGCTACTGGGGCTACAACCGCGACGAGCTCATCGGGAAGGAGTCCATGAGCCTCGTGCACCCCGACCACCGCGAGCGCGTCCGGAAGAACGCCATCGCCATGCTCAAGGGCAGGCGCTCGCACCCCTACGAGTTCATGACGATCGGCAAGAACGGCGACATCCGCTGGATCGCCGAGACGGTCACCCCCATCCACTACCGGGGCAAGCGGGCCGTCCTGGGCAACTCCATGGACGTCACCCGCCAGGTCGCGGCGCGCACCAAGCTGGCCGAGCTGGAGGCCCTGGAGGCCTCCATCCTGGATGCGATCCCGCACGCCGTCATCGGCCTGCGCAACCGGCGGATCATCTTCGCCAACAACGGCGTCGAGAGCGTCTTCGGCAGGAAGGCCTCGGAGCTCATCGGCCGATCCACCCGCCTGCTCTACCCCACCGAGGAGGGGTTCAAGGAGATCGCCAAGGTGCTCTACTCGAACCTGGAGCGCCACCGCACCTTCAGCCTCGAGTTCACCTGCCGGCGCCGCGACGGCAGCCCCTTCGAGGCCCTGATCAGCGCCTCGCGCATCGGGGAGACCCTGCATGAGAAGCGCATCGTCATCGTCTACGAGGACATCACCGACCGGCGGCGCGCCGAGGAGTCCTACAAGCTCTTCGCGTCGAGCGCCCAGGCGGGCGTCTACGTCGTCCAGAACGGCAAGTTCCAGTACGTCAACCACCACGCGGCGGCTTACGCCGGCTACGACGCGTCGGAGCTGGTGGGCATGAGCTCCATGGGCCTCGTGCACCCCGAGGACCGGGTGAAGGTCCGCAAGCAGTCCCGGGAGATGCTCCGCGGCAGGCGCACCTCGCCGCACGAGTTCCGCATCGTCACCAAGGACGGGCGCATCCGGTGGATCATGGAGACGGTGACGTTCATCCCCTACCGGGGATCGCGGGCCGTCCTGGGCAACTCCATGGACATCACCGAGACCATCGAGGCGCGCAACCGCCTCGAGGCCCTCGAGGCCCTGGAGGCCTCGATCCTGGAGGCCATCCCGCACGCCGTCATCGGCCTGCAGGACAGGCGGATCATCTTCGCCAACGACGGGGTCCAGGCCGTCTTCGGCTGGGACGCCCTGGAGCTCATCGGCAAGAGCGTCCGCGTCTTCTACCGTTCCGACGAGGATTACGAGGAGATCGCGCGGGTCCTCTACGGCGCCCTGGAGAAGCACCGGACCTTCAAGATGGAGTTCCTGTGCCGCCGGAAGGACGGCACCGACGTGGACTGCATGATCACGGCCTCCCGCATCGGCGAGAGCCTCCGGGAGGGCAACATCGTCATCACCTACCAGGACATCACGGACCTCAAGCGGGCCAAGACGGAGGTGGAGCAGTCGCGGGAGCGCCTGCGCAACCTCTCGGCCCACCTCGAGTCGGCCCGCGAGAAGGAGCGCACCCGCATCGCCCGGGAGCTGCACGACGAGCTGGGGCAGCTGCTGACGGCCCTCAACACGGACCTCGTGCTGCTGATGAACAGCGTGCCGCCCGGGCAGACGGACCTGATGAAGCGGGCCGAGGACTCGCTGCACCTCGTCGAGATGACCATGCAGACCGTCAAGCGGATCTACATGGACCTGCGGCCCGGGATGCTCGACCACCTCGGGCTGGCCGTGGCGATCGACTGGCTGGCCAAGGACTTCCAGAAGCGGACGGGCATCCGGTGCGCGGTGTCCATCCATCCCGAGACCCTGCGTCTCGATGCGGACCTGTCCTTCTCCATCTACCGCATCGTCCAGGAGACGCTGACGAACATCTCGCGCCACGCCGAGGCGAGCCGCGTGACCATCAGCCTCAGGCAGAGCGCCGGGCGCGTCGAGCTCGTCGTCCGGGACAACGGCAAGGGGATCACGCAGGAGCAGCTCGCGAAGCCGAACTCCTACGGGCTGCTGGGAATCCGGGAGCGGGCCTACCACTGGGGCGGCGAGGCCCTCATCACCGGGCGCAGGGGCCAGGGGACGACGGTCAAGGTCAGCATCCCACTCATGGAGAAAGGGGAGGGCAATGAAAAAGATCCGAATCCTGATCGCCGATGA
- a CDS encoding response regulator transcription factor, with the protein MKKIRILIADDHPIVREGYKKILMSQPDMDVTGEAGNGQEVLDLIQKRDFDLILLDISMPGRSGLEILKELKGRKPHLPVMILSIYPEEQYAVRAFRDGASGYLTKASTPKELIAAIRKVSQGGRYVTEALAEKLTYFLHGDVDKAPHEKLSDREYQVMLLIASGKTVTQIAEELCLSVKTISTYRRHILEKMQFTTNAEITMYAIQNKLLG; encoded by the coding sequence ATGAAAAAGATCCGAATCCTGATCGCCGATGATCACCCCATCGTCCGCGAGGGCTACAAGAAGATCCTGATGAGCCAGCCCGACATGGACGTCACCGGCGAGGCCGGCAACGGGCAGGAGGTCCTGGACCTGATCCAGAAGAGGGACTTCGATCTCATCCTGCTGGACATCTCCATGCCCGGGCGCAGCGGCCTCGAGATCCTCAAGGAGCTCAAGGGGCGCAAGCCGCACCTGCCGGTCATGATCCTGAGCATCTACCCCGAGGAGCAGTACGCCGTGCGGGCCTTCCGGGACGGCGCCTCGGGCTACCTCACGAAGGCCAGCACGCCCAAGGAGCTCATCGCGGCGATCCGCAAGGTCTCCCAGGGCGGCCGCTACGTCACGGAGGCCCTGGCCGAGAAGCTCACCTACTTCCTCCACGGCGACGTGGACAAGGCGCCCCACGAGAAGCTCTCCGACCGGGAGTACCAGGTCATGCTGCTCATCGCCTCGGGCAAGACAGTGACCCAGATCGCCGAGGAGCTGTGCCTGAGCGTCAAGACGATCAGCACCTACCGCCGTCACATCCTGGAGAAGATGCAGTTCACCACGAACGCCGAGATCACCATGTACGCCATCCAGAACAAGCTGCTCGGCTAA
- a CDS encoding putative manganese-dependent inorganic diphosphatase has protein sequence MAREKKILVFGHRNPDTDSIVSAIACAELKRAQGQANCFAARCGSMNLQTEYVLERFGEPAPEFFGELIPKVRNHMNRGAVTVPRDMPLWQALEILDKGGFKMLPIVDEGGRLDSILHFNAFARNMLRKIDPERKGVFPTSVSLLVKTLGAQPVTVFDADTVFQAQIAVAAYEYDAFREHIGAMQPANTIVLVGNREDVQDCVIERKVRVLIVTGAKPIRRELKQRAEANGVSILISPYDTSTSSWLALHSSPVGHTGDRSLKPVREEDYIGAVRERLLTSVSRSLPVVDAGGCVVGVLSQSDLMREADIELILVDHNELSQAVEGAEHYRILEIIDHHRLGNVHTNYPITFLNRPVGATSTIIAGLYQDCRVPMRKEIASILLAGILSDTVILRSATTTEADRRTAEYLSTLTDLPIDAFGRDIMAAASMVARRPVDEILALDMKHFGEGKGAFTVSQVEVTSMAEILDRRDEILEGLARQQARTGNLFSALMVTDITELDSTLFVQGDPVFLARIRYPKVDENVFLLKGVLSRKKQLVPCLMELIRTG, from the coding sequence ATGGCACGGGAGAAGAAAATCCTCGTCTTCGGCCACCGGAACCCCGACACGGACTCCATCGTCTCGGCCATCGCCTGCGCCGAGCTGAAGCGGGCCCAGGGGCAAGCAAACTGCTTCGCCGCCCGGTGCGGGAGCATGAACCTCCAGACGGAGTATGTTCTCGAGCGCTTCGGCGAGCCCGCCCCCGAGTTCTTCGGCGAGCTGATCCCCAAGGTCCGCAACCACATGAACCGCGGGGCCGTGACGGTGCCCCGCGACATGCCGCTCTGGCAGGCCCTCGAGATCCTCGACAAGGGCGGCTTCAAGATGCTGCCCATCGTCGACGAGGGCGGGCGGCTCGACTCGATCCTGCACTTCAACGCCTTCGCCCGGAACATGCTCCGCAAGATCGACCCGGAGCGCAAGGGCGTCTTCCCCACCTCCGTCTCGCTGCTCGTCAAGACCCTCGGGGCCCAGCCCGTGACCGTCTTCGACGCAGACACGGTCTTTCAGGCCCAGATCGCGGTGGCGGCCTACGAGTACGACGCCTTCCGGGAGCACATCGGGGCCATGCAGCCGGCCAACACGATCGTCCTGGTCGGCAACCGCGAGGACGTGCAGGACTGCGTGATCGAGCGGAAGGTGCGGGTGCTCATCGTCACGGGCGCGAAGCCCATCCGCCGCGAGCTCAAGCAGAGGGCCGAGGCCAACGGGGTCTCCATCCTCATCTCCCCCTACGACACCTCGACCTCGTCGTGGCTCGCCCTCCACTCCTCACCCGTGGGGCACACGGGCGACAGGTCCCTCAAGCCGGTCAGGGAAGAGGATTACATCGGCGCCGTGCGGGAGCGGCTCCTGACGTCCGTCTCCCGCTCCCTGCCCGTCGTCGACGCGGGGGGCTGCGTGGTGGGCGTGCTCTCCCAGAGTGACCTGATGCGGGAGGCTGACATCGAGCTCATCCTGGTGGACCACAACGAGCTCTCCCAGGCCGTGGAAGGCGCGGAGCACTACCGGATCCTCGAGATCATCGATCACCACCGGCTGGGCAACGTGCACACGAACTACCCCATCACGTTCCTCAACAGGCCCGTGGGGGCCACCTCCACGATCATCGCGGGCCTCTACCAGGACTGCCGGGTGCCCATGCGCAAGGAGATCGCCTCGATCCTGCTGGCGGGCATCCTCTCCGACACGGTCATCCTGCGCTCGGCCACGACGACGGAGGCGGACCGGCGCACGGCCGAGTACCTCTCGACCCTCACGGACCTGCCCATCGACGCGTTCGGGCGGGACATCATGGCGGCGGCCTCCATGGTGGCGCGCAGGCCCGTCGACGAGATCCTCGCGCTGGACATGAAGCACTTCGGGGAGGGCAAGGGCGCCTTTACGGTGAGCCAGGTGGAGGTGACGAGCATGGCGGAGATCCTGGACCGCCGGGACGAGATCCTCGAGGGGCTCGCCCGGCAGCAGGCCAGAACGGGCAACCTCTTCAGCGCGCTCATGGTGACGGACATCACGGAGCTCGACAGCACGCTCTTCGTGCAGGGAGACCCGGTCTTCCTGGCCCGGATCCGCTACCCGAAGGTGGACGAGAACGTCTTCCTGCTCAAGGGGGTCCTGTCGCGCAAGAAGCAGCTCGTCCCCTGCCTGATGGAGCTCATCCGCACGGGCTAG